A single window of Mycolicibacterium madagascariense DNA harbors:
- a CDS encoding citrate synthase, which produces MPEDSSPRSDSDEVATLHYPGGEIDLEIVKATEGADGIALGSLLAKTGYTTFDGGFVNTSSTKSSICYIDGDAGILRYRGYPIEQLAEKSTFIEVSYLLIYGELPTADELEKFTTQIQRHTLLHEDLKRFFDGFPRNAHPMPVLSSAVNALSAYYPDSVDPLDKEQVELSTIRLLAKLPTIAAYAYKKSVGQPFLYPDNSLTLVENFLRMTFGFPAEPYEVDPEIVRALDLLLILHADHEQNCSTSTVRLVGSSQANLFTSISGGINALWGPLHGGANQAVLEMLEKIRSGDDDVATFVKKVKNREEGVKLMGFGHRVYKNYDPRARIVKEQADKILGKLGVNDELLDIAKQLEEFALTDDFFVERKLYPNVDFYTGVIYRAMGFPTRMFTVLFALGRLPGWIAHWREMHESPSKIGRPRQIYTGYTERDYSDMGSR; this is translated from the coding sequence GTGCCCGAAGACTCCAGTCCCCGCTCTGATTCGGACGAGGTGGCCACCCTCCACTACCCGGGGGGCGAGATCGACCTGGAGATCGTGAAGGCGACCGAGGGAGCCGACGGGATCGCACTGGGCTCGCTGTTGGCCAAGACCGGATACACCACGTTCGACGGCGGCTTCGTCAACACGTCCTCGACGAAGAGCTCGATTTGCTACATCGACGGCGACGCCGGCATCCTGCGCTACCGCGGCTACCCCATCGAGCAGCTGGCGGAGAAGTCCACGTTCATCGAGGTCAGCTACCTCCTCATCTACGGTGAACTGCCGACGGCCGACGAGTTGGAGAAGTTCACCACCCAGATTCAGCGGCACACCCTGCTGCACGAGGACCTCAAGCGCTTCTTCGACGGGTTCCCGCGCAACGCGCACCCGATGCCCGTGCTGTCCAGCGCGGTAAACGCCCTCTCGGCCTACTACCCGGACTCGGTGGACCCGCTGGACAAGGAGCAGGTCGAGCTGTCGACGATCCGGCTGCTCGCGAAGCTCCCGACGATTGCGGCGTATGCCTACAAGAAGTCGGTCGGGCAGCCGTTCCTGTACCCGGACAATTCGTTGACGCTGGTCGAGAACTTCCTGCGGATGACGTTCGGCTTCCCCGCCGAGCCCTACGAGGTCGACCCCGAGATCGTCCGCGCGCTGGACCTGCTGCTGATCCTGCACGCCGACCACGAGCAGAACTGCTCGACGTCGACGGTGCGTCTAGTCGGGTCGTCGCAAGCCAACCTGTTCACGTCGATCTCCGGCGGCATCAACGCGCTGTGGGGTCCGCTGCACGGCGGCGCCAACCAGGCCGTGCTGGAGATGCTCGAGAAGATCCGCTCCGGTGACGACGACGTGGCGACCTTCGTCAAGAAGGTGAAGAACCGCGAAGAGGGCGTGAAGCTGATGGGCTTCGGGCACCGCGTCTACAAGAACTACGATCCGCGGGCCCGCATCGTCAAGGAGCAGGCGGACAAGATCCTCGGCAAGCTCGGCGTCAACGACGAGTTGCTCGACATCGCCAAGCAACTGGAGGAGTTCGCGCTGACCGACGACTTCTTCGTCGAGCGCAAGCTCTACCCCAACGTCGACTTCTACACCGGGGTGATCTACCGCGCGATGGGCTTCCCGACGCGGATGTTCACGGTGCTCTTCGCCCTCGGCCGGCTGCCCGGCTGGATCGCGCACTGGCGTGAGATGCACGAGTCGCCGAGCAAGATCGGGCGCCCGCGCCAGATCTACACCGGCTACACCGAGCGGGACTACTCCGACATGGGCAGCCGCTAA
- a CDS encoding TetR family transcriptional regulator has product MADAPFGLRERKKLRTRATLIEAAAELCLKQGYDNTTVEQIAAAADVSPRTFSRYFPTKESVVAAMTGDMDEYLAAALDRQPTDITEYEALLRSHLEVFAPERGHHTPGFKRMAVLIQIINNAESLRSSAFLHQRSVEVRTAFVVMGRRLGVPATDPAVRMIGDAWTVLFANAFAGLGLPGHDPLEPQVLCDRLRAQYELFRRTWTPMASGGTCEGQPPASAPNR; this is encoded by the coding sequence ATGGCTGACGCACCATTTGGCCTGAGGGAACGCAAGAAGCTCCGGACCCGCGCCACGCTGATCGAGGCGGCGGCCGAGCTGTGTCTCAAGCAGGGCTACGACAACACCACCGTCGAGCAGATCGCTGCGGCGGCCGACGTCTCACCGCGGACCTTCAGCCGGTACTTCCCTACGAAGGAGTCCGTCGTCGCGGCGATGACCGGTGACATGGACGAGTACCTCGCCGCCGCCCTGGACCGGCAGCCCACCGACATCACCGAGTACGAGGCGCTGCTGCGCTCGCATCTGGAGGTGTTCGCTCCCGAGCGGGGGCACCACACCCCGGGCTTCAAGCGGATGGCCGTCCTCATCCAGATCATCAACAACGCCGAGTCGCTGCGATCGTCGGCCTTCCTGCATCAGCGGTCGGTAGAGGTGCGCACCGCCTTCGTCGTCATGGGCCGGCGGCTCGGCGTGCCCGCCACCGATCCCGCCGTGCGGATGATCGGCGACGCGTGGACGGTGCTGTTCGCCAACGCCTTCGCCGGCTTGGGTCTGCCCGGGCACGACCCACTCGAACCGCAGGTGCTGTGCGACCGCCTCCGGGCCCAGTACGAGCTGTTTCGGCGGACCTGGACGCCGATGGCGAGCGGGGGAACGTGCGAGGGCCAACCCCCCGCAAGCGCACCAAACCGATAG
- a CDS encoding MFS transporter, protein MAGLFADTTPLRTPDFRRLWLSGIVTVIGANLTIFAVPVQLYALTQNSAYVGLSGIFALVPLVVFGLWGGAWADAMDRRLLLVIASIGLAVSSVLLWLQAALGLDDVWVVLGLLSVQQAFFAINQPTRSASIPRMLPLDQLPAANSLNMTVMQFGAIVGPLLAGVLLHFVDLSTLYAIDALTCLAPIWATLRLAKMPPTEIVEGASRWGFGAVFDGFRYLAGNRVVLMSFVVDLIAMIFGMPRALFPQMAHQSFGGPVEGGTTMALLSSAIAVGAVAGGVFSGWLPRIHRQGLVVVVSIVVWGAAMCGFGLAAGLAGGRVNALLWAALAFLAIGGAADMVSSAFRNTILQQAASDELRGRLQGVFTVVVAGGPRLADAVHGASAAIVGTTVTAAGGGALVVVGVVLAALLVPAFVRYRV, encoded by the coding sequence GTGGCGGGGCTCTTCGCCGACACCACACCGCTGCGGACACCGGACTTCCGCAGGCTGTGGCTCTCGGGCATCGTCACGGTCATCGGCGCAAATCTCACGATCTTCGCCGTTCCCGTTCAGCTGTACGCGCTGACGCAGAATTCGGCCTACGTCGGGCTGTCGGGCATCTTCGCGCTGGTGCCGCTGGTGGTGTTCGGCCTGTGGGGCGGCGCGTGGGCCGATGCGATGGACCGCAGGCTGTTGCTGGTCATCGCGTCGATCGGGTTGGCCGTGTCGTCGGTGCTGCTGTGGCTGCAGGCGGCGCTGGGGCTCGACGACGTGTGGGTGGTGCTGGGTCTGCTGTCGGTGCAGCAGGCGTTCTTCGCGATCAACCAGCCGACGCGGTCGGCCTCCATCCCGCGCATGCTGCCGCTCGACCAGCTACCCGCGGCGAACTCGCTGAACATGACCGTCATGCAGTTCGGCGCCATCGTCGGACCGCTGCTGGCCGGTGTGCTGCTGCACTTCGTCGACCTCTCCACGCTGTACGCCATCGACGCGCTGACGTGCCTCGCCCCGATCTGGGCGACGCTGCGGCTGGCCAAGATGCCGCCGACCGAGATCGTCGAGGGGGCGTCGCGCTGGGGCTTCGGGGCGGTGTTCGACGGCTTTCGCTATCTGGCGGGCAACCGCGTCGTGCTGATGTCGTTCGTCGTGGACCTCATCGCGATGATCTTCGGCATGCCGCGGGCGCTCTTCCCGCAGATGGCCCACCAGAGTTTCGGCGGGCCGGTCGAGGGCGGTACCACCATGGCGTTGCTGTCGTCGGCCATCGCGGTGGGCGCCGTCGCGGGCGGGGTGTTCTCTGGTTGGTTGCCCCGGATTCATCGGCAGGGGCTCGTCGTCGTCGTCTCCATCGTCGTGTGGGGTGCGGCGATGTGTGGTTTCGGTCTCGCCGCCGGGCTGGCCGGCGGGCGGGTCAACGCGTTGCTGTGGGCCGCGCTGGCGTTCTTGGCGATCGGGGGAGCGGCCGACATGGTGTCGTCGGCCTTCCGCAACACGATCCTGCAGCAGGCGGCCTCCGACGAGTTGCGGGGTCGACTGCAGGGCGTGTTCACCGTGGTCGTCGCGGGTGGGCCGCGTCTCGCCGACGCCGTGCACGGCGCGTCGGCGGCAATCGTCGGGACGACGGTGACCGCGGCGGGCGGAGGTGCCCTCGTCGTCGTCGGCGTCGTGCTCGCTGCGTTGCTGGTGCCCGCCTTCGTCCGCTACCGGGTGTAG
- the pdxH gene encoding pyridoxamine 5'-phosphate oxidase, with protein sequence MRVEYGSPEKDGSPDLDVDWLADGWITLLRKWLADAEDAGIAEANAIVVGTVDAEGRPATRTVLCKGVDETGITFYTNYDSAKGGQLGATPYASATFPWYALGRQVHVRGPVRKVAPEVTAAYWAKRPRGSQLGAWASDQSRPIGSRADLRRKLAEVTERFADADPVPVPDHWGGYVIAPEEVEFWQGRENRLHNRIRVTGAVVERLQP encoded by the coding sequence ATGCGCGTCGAGTACGGCTCCCCGGAGAAGGACGGCAGTCCCGACCTCGACGTGGACTGGCTCGCCGACGGATGGATCACCCTGTTGCGCAAGTGGTTAGCCGATGCCGAGGACGCCGGAATCGCCGAGGCCAACGCCATCGTCGTCGGCACGGTCGACGCCGAGGGCAGGCCGGCCACCCGCACCGTGCTGTGCAAGGGCGTGGACGAGACCGGCATCACGTTCTATACCAACTACGACTCCGCCAAGGGTGGGCAGCTCGGTGCGACGCCGTACGCGTCGGCCACGTTCCCGTGGTACGCGCTGGGCCGCCAGGTCCACGTCCGCGGGCCGGTGCGCAAGGTCGCGCCGGAGGTGACGGCGGCCTACTGGGCCAAGCGGCCGCGCGGCTCGCAGCTCGGGGCGTGGGCATCGGACCAGTCCCGCCCCATCGGGTCCCGCGCCGATCTGCGCCGCAAACTCGCCGAGGTGACCGAGCGCTTTGCCGACGCCGACCCCGTTCCGGTGCCGGACCACTGGGGCGGCTACGTCATCGCACCCGAGGAGGTCGAGTTCTGGCAGGGCCGGGAGAACCGCCTGCACAACCGGATTCGGGTGACCGGGGCCGTCGTCGAACGACTGCAGCCCTAG
- a CDS encoding citrate synthase 2: MTSVSAVPEGFVEGLEGVVAFTTQIAEPDKDGGALRYRGVDIEDLVAQHVTFGDVWALLVDGRFGRGLVPAEPFPLPIHTGDVRVDVQAGLAMLAPIWGYQPLLDIDDDTARDQLARASVMALSYVAQSARGIHQPAVSQRTIDECATVTERFMTRWKGEPDPRHVEAIDAYWVTAAEHGMNASTFTARVIASTGADVAASLSGAVGAMSGPLHGGAPARVLPMIDEVESTGDAAAVVKGILDRKDKLMGFGHRVYRAEDPRARVLRATAQRLGAPRYEVAAALEQAALAELRERRPDRAIETNVEFWAAVILDFAGVPPTMMPAMFTCGRTAGWCAHILEQKRLGKLVRPAAIYVGPGPRGPESVEGWDELRAS, translated from the coding sequence ATGACTAGCGTGTCCGCCGTTCCCGAGGGATTCGTCGAGGGCCTCGAAGGCGTGGTCGCCTTCACTACGCAGATCGCCGAACCGGACAAGGATGGCGGCGCGCTGCGCTACCGCGGCGTGGACATCGAGGATCTGGTTGCTCAGCACGTCACCTTCGGCGACGTGTGGGCGCTGCTGGTCGACGGTCGGTTCGGCCGGGGTCTAGTACCCGCGGAACCCTTTCCGCTGCCCATCCATACCGGTGACGTCCGCGTCGACGTGCAGGCCGGCCTGGCCATGCTCGCGCCCATCTGGGGTTACCAACCGTTGCTCGACATCGACGACGACACCGCGCGCGATCAGCTCGCCCGCGCCTCGGTGATGGCGCTGTCCTACGTCGCGCAGTCCGCCCGCGGCATCCACCAGCCCGCGGTCTCGCAGCGCACCATCGACGAATGTGCCACCGTCACAGAACGTTTCATGACGCGGTGGAAGGGCGAGCCCGATCCGCGGCACGTCGAGGCCATCGACGCCTACTGGGTGACCGCCGCCGAGCACGGCATGAACGCCTCGACGTTCACCGCACGGGTGATCGCCTCGACGGGTGCCGACGTCGCCGCGTCGCTGTCCGGTGCGGTCGGCGCGATGAGCGGCCCACTGCACGGCGGCGCGCCCGCCCGCGTGCTGCCGATGATCGACGAGGTCGAGAGCACCGGGGACGCCGCCGCCGTGGTCAAGGGAATCCTCGACCGCAAGGACAAACTCATGGGCTTCGGGCACCGGGTCTACCGCGCCGAGGACCCGCGGGCCCGCGTCCTGCGGGCGACCGCCCAGCGGTTGGGGGCACCGCGGTACGAGGTGGCCGCCGCCCTCGAGCAGGCCGCGCTGGCCGAATTGCGCGAACGGCGACCCGACCGCGCGATCGAGACCAACGTCGAGTTCTGGGCCGCCGTCATCCTCGACTTCGCCGGCGTCCCACCGACGATGATGCCGGCGATGTTCACCTGCGGGCGCACCGCGGGCTGGTGTGCGCACATCCTCGAGCAGAAGCGCCTCGGCAAGCTGGTCCGCCCCGCCGCCATCTACGTCGGGCCCGGGCCCCGCGGTCCGGAGTCCGTCGAGGGGTGGGACGAGCTCCGCGCATCGTGA
- a CDS encoding maleylpyruvate isomerase N-terminal domain-containing protein, which produces MTSFQTYASAAGAFAELVRAIPESAWEQPALGVWDVRSLVGHTSRSLTTVSTYLQTHADHEDVPDAVDYYVRMRDYAAGMGGDAVAERGRQAGRDLGADPAAAVDALVQRVLGELADVDDPLIEVIGGLGIKLSSYLPTRVFELAVHGLDLIAATGVDVAIPDEVLAEATVLAARISVALGTAETVLMALTGRTQLPPSFSVV; this is translated from the coding sequence GTGACGAGCTTCCAGACCTACGCGTCGGCGGCCGGAGCGTTCGCCGAACTGGTGCGCGCAATTCCCGAAAGCGCTTGGGAGCAGCCAGCTCTCGGGGTGTGGGACGTCCGGTCGCTCGTCGGGCACACGTCGCGGTCGCTGACGACCGTCAGCACCTACCTGCAGACCCACGCCGACCACGAGGACGTTCCCGACGCGGTCGACTACTACGTCAGGATGCGCGACTACGCCGCGGGCATGGGTGGTGACGCGGTCGCCGAGCGCGGGCGGCAGGCCGGCCGCGACCTCGGCGCCGATCCCGCAGCCGCCGTCGACGCGCTGGTGCAGCGGGTGCTCGGCGAACTCGCCGACGTCGACGATCCGCTGATCGAGGTCATCGGCGGACTGGGCATCAAGCTGAGCAGCTACCTGCCCACCAGGGTCTTCGAACTCGCGGTGCACGGCCTGGACCTCATTGCCGCCACCGGCGTCGACGTCGCCATCCCCGACGAAGTGCTCGCCGAGGCGACGGTGCTCGCCGCCCGCATCAGCGTGGCCCTCGGCACGGCCGAGACGGTCCTGATGGCGCTCACCGGTCGCACCCAGCTGCCGCCGTCCTTCTCCGTCGTCTGA
- a CDS encoding FAD-dependent oxidoreductase, producing the protein MPHVITQSCCSDGSCVYACPVNCIHPSPDEPGFATAEMLHIDPVACVDCGACVSACPVGAIAPDTRLEPKQLPFVELNASFYPKREGKLPPTSKLAPVLEAPKVNPRPGGPLTVAIVGSGPAAMYAADELLTQRGVRVNVFERLPTPYGLVRAGVAPDHQTTKRVTTLFDRVSRQRGFTFFLNVEVGKHLSHAELARHHHAVLYAVGAPTDKRLDVEGMGLPGSGTATEMVAWINGHPEFTDLAVDLGSERIVVVGNGNVALDVARILTTDPDVLARTDVSDHALAALRESRVREVVVAARRGPAASAFTLPELIGLTATHEVVLSAVDRELVLHDLERESDPLTRNKLEVLATLGDAAAPATAPRIRLAYRLTPHRLLGTDRVSGVEFTVTGTDEVVQIDAGMVLTSIGYRGKPIRDLPFDEERAVVPNENGRVVDTPGTYVAGWIKRGPTGFIGTNKSCAAQTVHQLVADYNDGVLADPVARPGALEKLVRARQPALVDAAGWRAIDRAEIERGGDDRPRDKFTAIPDMLAAAATAPAPSLGQRLLAGLRL; encoded by the coding sequence ATGCCCCATGTGATCACCCAGTCGTGTTGCAGCGACGGGTCCTGTGTCTACGCGTGCCCGGTCAACTGCATCCATCCCTCACCGGATGAGCCGGGCTTCGCGACGGCGGAAATGCTGCACATCGATCCGGTAGCGTGCGTGGATTGCGGCGCGTGCGTGTCGGCGTGTCCGGTCGGGGCGATCGCTCCCGATACGCGACTGGAGCCCAAGCAGTTGCCGTTCGTCGAGCTGAACGCGTCGTTCTATCCCAAGCGCGAGGGCAAGCTGCCGCCGACCTCGAAGCTGGCCCCCGTCCTGGAGGCGCCGAAGGTGAACCCGCGGCCCGGTGGTCCGCTCACCGTGGCGATCGTCGGGTCGGGGCCCGCGGCGATGTACGCGGCCGACGAGCTGTTGACGCAGCGGGGCGTGCGGGTCAACGTCTTCGAAAGACTGCCCACGCCATACGGTTTGGTGCGCGCGGGGGTCGCTCCCGATCACCAGACGACCAAGCGCGTGACGACGCTGTTCGACCGGGTGTCGCGGCAACGGGGTTTCACGTTCTTCCTCAACGTCGAAGTGGGCAAGCACCTCTCGCACGCCGAGCTGGCGCGGCATCACCACGCCGTGCTGTATGCCGTTGGTGCGCCCACGGACAAGCGGCTCGACGTCGAGGGCATGGGCCTCCCGGGCAGCGGTACCGCCACCGAGATGGTGGCGTGGATCAACGGGCATCCCGAATTCACCGATCTCGCCGTCGATCTCGGCTCCGAACGCATCGTCGTCGTCGGCAACGGCAACGTAGCGCTGGACGTCGCGCGGATCCTGACCACCGATCCCGACGTGCTGGCGCGGACCGACGTGTCCGATCACGCGCTCGCGGCGCTGCGCGAGTCCCGCGTCCGGGAGGTCGTGGTCGCCGCCCGGCGGGGACCCGCGGCGTCGGCGTTCACCCTGCCCGAGCTGATCGGGCTGACGGCGACCCACGAGGTGGTGCTGTCCGCCGTGGACCGCGAGCTGGTGCTGCACGACCTCGAACGAGAGTCGGATCCGTTGACCCGCAACAAACTCGAGGTGCTCGCCACGCTGGGTGATGCGGCCGCGCCCGCCACGGCGCCCCGGATCCGGCTCGCCTACCGACTGACTCCGCACCGCCTGCTGGGCACCGATCGCGTTTCCGGCGTCGAGTTCACCGTCACCGGGACCGACGAGGTCGTGCAGATCGATGCGGGGATGGTGCTCACGTCGATCGGCTACCGCGGCAAGCCCATTCGCGATCTGCCGTTCGACGAGGAGAGGGCCGTCGTGCCCAACGAGAACGGACGGGTCGTCGACACGCCGGGCACCTACGTCGCCGGCTGGATCAAGCGCGGTCCCACCGGTTTCATCGGTACCAACAAGTCGTGTGCGGCACAGACCGTGCACCAGCTCGTCGCCGACTACAACGACGGCGTGCTGGCTGATCCGGTCGCCCGCCCGGGCGCACTGGAGAAGTTGGTCAGGGCCCGCCAGCCCGCCCTTGTCGACGCGGCGGGGTGGCGGGCCATCGACCGGGCGGAGATCGAGCGCGGCGGGGACGACCGCCCGCGCGACAAGTTCACCGCGATTCCCGACATGCTCGCGGCCGCGGCGACGGCGCCCGCCCCGTCACTCGGGCAGCGGCTGCTCGCGGGACTGCGCCTCTAG
- a CDS encoding AurF N-oxygenase family protein has protein sequence MAVKAPRTRIIRRWRKNMDVLDDTTYVNTLTTLSEGSVRRNFNPYTDIDWNSPEFAVVPNDERWILPATDPIGQHPWYQSQSKERQIEIGMWRQANVAKVGLHFESILIRGLMEYAFWTPNGSPEYRYCLHEAVEECNHTLMFQEMVNHIGADVPGMPRLLKWVQPFIPLVAGPLPIPFWFGILAGEEPIDHTQKNVLREGKTLHPIMERVMAIHVAEEARHISFAHEYLRKRVPNLPRRKRFWLSLYVPVVMRVLCSAIIVPPRAFWKEFDIPRSVRKEIFFKSPQSRQMLRDMFGDVRMLCKDTGLMNPIAKLIWRICRIDGEPSRYRSEPQRQHLVTVA, from the coding sequence ATGGCTGTCAAGGCACCACGGACGCGCATCATCCGCCGCTGGCGGAAGAACATGGACGTCCTCGACGACACCACCTACGTGAACACGCTGACCACGCTGTCCGAGGGGTCGGTGCGGCGCAACTTCAACCCGTACACCGACATCGACTGGAACTCGCCGGAGTTCGCCGTCGTGCCGAACGACGAGCGGTGGATCCTGCCGGCGACCGACCCGATCGGCCAGCACCCCTGGTACCAGTCGCAGTCGAAGGAACGGCAGATCGAGATCGGCATGTGGCGTCAGGCAAACGTCGCGAAGGTCGGTCTGCACTTCGAGTCCATCCTGATCCGCGGGCTGATGGAGTACGCGTTTTGGACGCCCAACGGCTCACCGGAGTACCGGTACTGCCTGCACGAGGCCGTCGAGGAGTGCAACCACACCCTGATGTTCCAGGAGATGGTCAACCACATCGGCGCCGACGTGCCGGGCATGCCGCGACTGCTGAAGTGGGTCCAGCCGTTCATCCCGCTGGTCGCCGGACCGCTGCCGATTCCGTTCTGGTTCGGCATCCTCGCCGGCGAGGAGCCGATCGACCACACCCAGAAGAACGTGCTGCGCGAGGGCAAGACCCTGCACCCAATCATGGAGCGGGTCATGGCGATTCACGTCGCCGAGGAGGCCAGGCACATCTCGTTCGCGCACGAATACCTACGCAAGCGCGTGCCGAACCTGCCCCGCCGCAAGCGATTCTGGCTGTCGCTCTACGTGCCGGTGGTGATGCGCGTGCTGTGCTCGGCGATCATCGTGCCGCCGCGGGCGTTCTGGAAGGAATTCGACATCCCACGCTCGGTGCGCAAGGAGATCTTCTTCAAGTCTCCGCAGTCGCGCCAGATGCTGCGTGACATGTTCGGAGACGTCCGAATGCTGTGCAAGGACACCGGTTTGATGAACCCGATCGCGAAGCTGATCTGGCGGATCTGCCGCATCGACGGCGAACCCAGCCGCTACCGCAGCGAGCCGCAGCGGCAGCATCTGGTCACGGTCGCGTAA
- the serC gene encoding phosphoserine transaminase, with protein MSDLVIPAELKPADGRFGSGPSKVRPEQLQALADGGHLFGTSHRQAPVKNLVGRVRDGVRQLFSVPDGYEVILGNGGSTAFWDAAAFGLIDQRSLHLTFGEFSAKFASAVAANPFVGDPIIVNADPGSAPQPQSDPSVDVVAWAHNETSTGVAVPVERPAGDALVVIDATSAAGGLPVDIADTDAYYFAPQKNFASDGGLWLAIMSPAALARVEQIATAGRWVPDFLSLPIAIDNSLKNQTYNTPAIGTLVLMAAQLDWLNGNGGLDWAVKRTADSSQRLYSWAEATSYTTPFVADAALRSQVVGTIDFDEQVDAAAVAKVLRANGIVDTEPYRKLGRNQLRVAMFPAVEPDDVSALTACVDWVVERL; from the coding sequence ATGTCCGACCTCGTGATTCCCGCCGAACTCAAGCCCGCCGACGGACGCTTCGGATCCGGCCCGTCGAAGGTACGCCCCGAGCAATTGCAGGCTCTGGCCGACGGGGGGCATCTGTTCGGCACCTCGCACCGCCAGGCGCCGGTGAAGAATCTGGTCGGTCGCGTCCGCGATGGCGTGCGGCAGCTGTTCTCGGTGCCCGACGGCTACGAGGTCATCCTCGGCAATGGTGGCTCGACGGCGTTCTGGGACGCGGCGGCGTTCGGCCTGATCGATCAGCGCTCGCTGCACCTGACCTTCGGCGAATTCAGCGCGAAGTTCGCCTCGGCCGTCGCCGCGAACCCGTTCGTCGGGGACCCCATCATCGTCAATGCCGACCCCGGCAGCGCCCCGCAACCGCAGTCCGATCCCTCGGTGGACGTGGTGGCGTGGGCGCACAACGAGACGTCGACCGGCGTCGCCGTCCCCGTCGAGCGACCGGCGGGCGATGCGCTGGTGGTCATCGACGCCACGTCGGCGGCGGGCGGGCTGCCCGTCGACATCGCCGACACCGACGCCTACTACTTCGCGCCGCAGAAGAACTTCGCCTCCGACGGCGGGCTCTGGCTGGCGATCATGAGCCCGGCCGCGCTGGCCAGGGTCGAGCAGATCGCGACGGCGGGCCGCTGGGTGCCCGACTTCCTGTCGCTGCCCATCGCCATCGACAACAGCCTGAAGAACCAGACGTACAACACCCCGGCGATCGGCACGCTGGTCCTCATGGCCGCTCAGCTGGACTGGCTCAACGGCAACGGCGGCCTCGACTGGGCGGTCAAGCGCACGGCGGACTCCTCGCAGCGGCTGTACTCCTGGGCCGAGGCCACCAGCTACACGACGCCGTTCGTCGCCGACGCGGCGTTGCGGTCGCAGGTGGTGGGCACCATCGACTTCGACGAGCAGGTCGACGCCGCGGCGGTCGCCAAGGTTCTTCGAGCGAACGGCATCGTGGACACCGAGCCCTACCGCAAGCTCGGCCGCAACCAGCTGCGCGTGGCGATGTTCCCGGCCGTGGAACCCGACGACGTCAGTGCGCTGACGGCCTGCGTGGACTGGGTCGTCGAACGCCTCTGA
- the sepH gene encoding septation protein SepH yields the protein MRELKVVGLDVDGTRIICEAADSGDKFILFPSERLRAALSGERAPAAPIPVDVEVPNVLTPKEIQSRIRAGASVEQVASAAGVDAARVERFAHPVLLERSRAAELATAAHPMLADGPAVFTLLETVTTALVARGLDPDATAWDAWRNEDGRWTVQLAWKAGRSDNVAHFRFTPGAHGGTATAFDDAAAELIDPNFDRPPLRSVAPVPTLDLAIPEPPVAAPEPEPTPEPAPKPRSRKKRAEVPGWEDVLLGVRSATQP from the coding sequence ATGCGGGAGTTGAAGGTCGTCGGACTCGACGTCGACGGCACACGCATCATTTGCGAGGCGGCCGATTCAGGCGACAAGTTCATCCTCTTCCCCAGCGAACGCCTGCGCGCCGCGCTCAGCGGTGAACGCGCCCCAGCCGCCCCCATTCCCGTCGATGTCGAGGTCCCGAACGTGCTGACGCCCAAGGAGATTCAATCCCGGATCCGCGCGGGCGCATCCGTCGAACAGGTGGCGAGCGCGGCGGGCGTCGACGCGGCCCGCGTCGAACGCTTCGCTCATCCCGTGCTGCTGGAGCGCTCGCGGGCGGCTGAACTCGCCACGGCGGCGCACCCCATGCTGGCCGACGGACCCGCGGTCTTCACGCTGCTCGAGACGGTGACGACGGCGCTGGTGGCACGCGGTCTCGACCCCGACGCGACGGCGTGGGACGCCTGGCGCAACGAGGACGGTCGCTGGACCGTGCAGCTGGCGTGGAAGGCCGGCCGCTCGGACAACGTCGCCCACTTCCGCTTCACCCCGGGTGCGCACGGTGGCACCGCGACGGCATTCGACGACGCGGCGGCCGAGCTGATCGATCCCAACTTCGACCGCCCGCCACTGCGCTCGGTTGCTCCCGTGCCGACATTGGACCTGGCGATTCCCGAACCGCCGGTGGCGGCTCCCGAACCCGAGCCGACCCCGGAACCAGCGCCCAAGCCCCGCTCGCGGAAGAAGCGGGCCGAGGTGCCCGGTTGGGAAGACGTCCTGCTCGGAGTGCGCTCAGCCACCCAGCCCTAG
- a CDS encoding DUF2537 domain-containing protein produces MRPRGETPWGTGLTVAAFVAAVTAGAIVVLSLGLTRVNPLLAVGLNLVAVGGLAPTVWSWRTRPVWRWFVLGAGVGVVIGWLALVGMVLESLAR; encoded by the coding sequence CTGCGGCCGCGAGGAGAGACGCCCTGGGGGACGGGGCTGACGGTCGCGGCGTTCGTCGCGGCGGTGACGGCCGGCGCGATCGTGGTGCTCAGCTTGGGGTTGACCCGCGTGAACCCGTTGCTCGCCGTCGGGCTGAACCTGGTGGCGGTCGGCGGGCTGGCTCCGACGGTGTGGAGTTGGCGCACTCGGCCGGTGTGGCGGTGGTTCGTCCTCGGCGCCGGCGTCGGAGTGGTGATCGGCTGGCTGGCGCTGGTGGGGATGGTTCTGGAAAGCCTTGCGCGATAA